One window of the bacterium genome contains the following:
- a CDS encoding DUF1016 family protein, with translation MINKIPTNEYGNLLQDVKQRIRSAQYEALRAVNKELISLYWDIGKMIVDRQKKHGWGKSIVENLAKDLQLEFPGVQGYSERNIWYMRNFFVEYENKPNLQPMVAEIGWTHNNIIIMAKCKDDLEREFYIRMTKKFGWTKNVLIHQIENQSYEKTLLGQTNFNKVLPEKIKNQAKLAVKDEYTFDFLELGEEHREMELERALIAKVNKFLVEMGGAFAFMGNQFRLEIEGEEFFIDILLYHRRLKCLVAIELKVRKNCRHQSRYENFLMRWSNEYNQRKCF, from the coding sequence ATGATAAATAAAATTCCAACAAATGAATATGGCAATTTGTTGCAGGATGTAAAGCAGCGTATCCGTTCGGCACAATATGAAGCTTTGAGAGCGGTCAATAAAGAACTCATCAGCCTCTACTGGGATATTGGTAAGATGATTGTTGACCGTCAAAAGAAGCATGGCTGGGGCAAATCCATAGTAGAAAACCTTGCTAAAGATTTACAGCTTGAATTTCCTGGTGTACAGGGTTATTCCGAAAGAAATATATGGTACATGCGCAATTTCTTTGTGGAATATGAGAACAAGCCAAATCTGCAACCAATGGTTGCAGAAATTGGATGGACACATAATAATATTATTATTATGGCTAAATGTAAAGACGATCTTGAGCGTGAATTCTATATCCGCATGACCAAAAAATTCGGCTGGACAAAGAATGTCCTGATTCACCAAATTGAAAATCAGAGTTATGAAAAAACCTTGCTGGGTCAGACGAATTTCAATAAAGTCCTGCCTGAAAAAATCAAAAATCAGGCAAAACTGGCGGTCAAGGATGAATATACCTTTGATTTTTTGGAATTAGGCGAAGAACATAGAGAGATGGAGCTTGAACGGGCATTGATAGCGAAGGTTAACAAGTTTCTGGTAGAAATGGGTGGGGCATTTGCATTTATGGGCAATCAGTTTCGTCTTGAGATAGAGGGTGAAGAATTTTTCATTGATATTTTACTCTATCACCGCAGGTTAAAATGTCTGGTTGCCATTGAACTGAAAGTCAGAAAGAATTGCCGGCACCAGAGCAGATACGAAAACTTCTTGATGAGGTGGAGCAATGAGTATAATCAACGAAAATGCTTTTGA
- a CDS encoding restriction endonuclease subunit S: MKKYPKYKDSGIEWLGEIPEGWEVKRLKYATENLDNIRVPLSAEERGQVEGSYPYYGATGIIGYVNDYLFDGEYLLIGEDGAPFFLENKDVAFTAKGKFWVNNHAHILKIYENSDIRFVMHSLNCVDYEKYITGSTRDKLTQSDLSRIIIPFPPFSEQQSIANFLDQKTSKIDELIKKNEKLVELLKEKRQAIISHAVTKGLDPNVEMKDSGVEWIGKVPEHWGVSPIKRIVDTPVTDGPHETPEILDEGVPFVSAEAIRDNKINFERKRGFISEYDHRRYSLKYHPKRDDIYMIKSGATTGNLAIVETDEEFNIWSPLAVIRVHQKKVDARFVLSAMNSKEFQTSVQLFWSYGTQQNIGMNVIENLLIPLPPLSEQQFIANFLDQKTAKIDDLTQNIQSQIETLKEYRQSLISNVVTGKIDVRSEHQ, translated from the coding sequence ATGAAGAAATATCCAAAATATAAAGATTCAGGGATTGAATGGTTGGGAGAGATACCAGAGGGGTGGGAAGTGAAGAGGTTGAAGTATGCTACGGAGAACCTCGATAATATTAGGGTTCCATTAAGTGCAGAAGAACGAGGACAAGTGGAAGGTTCTTATCCGTACTATGGAGCAACAGGAATTATAGGCTATGTAAATGATTACCTATTTGATGGAGAATATTTGTTGATTGGTGAAGATGGGGCTCCCTTCTTTCTTGAAAATAAAGATGTAGCATTCACTGCAAAAGGCAAGTTTTGGGTGAATAATCATGCACACATTCTGAAAATCTATGAAAATAGTGATATAAGATTTGTCATGCATTCTCTGAATTGTGTTGATTACGAAAAATATATTACAGGAAGCACAAGAGACAAATTAACTCAATCAGATTTATCTCGTATCATTATTCCATTTCCCCCTTTTTCTGAACAACAATCTATCGCCAACTTCCTTGACCAGAAAACTTCCAAAATTGATGAGCTGATTAAGAAGAATGAAAAGCTGGTAGAGCTTCTGAAAGAAAAACGGCAGGCGATTATCTCTCACGCGGTGACAAAGGGACTTGACCCAAATGTAGAGATGAAGGATTCAGGGGTTGAATGGATTGGCAAGGTGCCGGAGCATTGGGGAGTTTCACCAATAAAAAGAATCGTTGACACACCAGTTACGGACGGACCACATGAAACACCTGAAATCCTTGATGAAGGTGTGCCATTTGTCTCTGCGGAAGCTATTCGGGATAACAAAATTAATTTTGAAAGAAAAAGAGGTTTTATCTCAGAATATGATCATAGAAGATATAGTTTGAAATACCATCCCAAGCGTGATGACATTTATATGATTAAGTCAGGGGCAACAACTGGAAATTTGGCTATTGTTGAAACCGATGAGGAATTTAACATATGGTCACCATTAGCTGTAATTCGTGTGCATCAAAAAAAAGTTGATGCGAGGTTTGTTTTGTCAGCAATGAATTCTAAGGAGTTTCAAACATCGGTGCAGTTGTTTTGGAGTTATGGCACACAACAGAATATTGGCATGAATGTTATCGAAAATCTTTTAATCCCTCTCCCTCCTCTCTCCGAACAACAATTCATCGCCAACTTTCTTGACCAGAAAACTGCCAAGATTGATGATTTAACTCAGAACATCCAATCCCAAATCGAAACCCTCAAAGAATACCGTCAGTCTCTTATCAGCAATGTAGTAACCGGAAAAATTGATGTAAGGAGTGAACATCAATGA
- a CDS encoding Fic family protein, whose protein sequence is MNLRDYKSGAYRQQYQYKSFLPEKINHSWIWDDPKINVLLEKATQSLGELNAFSLIVPDVDVFIQMHIVKEAQASSKIEGTKTNIDEAIMDKSVIVPERRDDWQEVQNYITAMKHTIGQLEKLPLSNRLLKEMHKILLTGVRGEHKLPGEFRRSQNWIGGSNPSDAVFVPPTHDEVPELMSDIEKFLHNEEIEVPHLIKIAIAHYQFETVHPFNDGNGRCGRAMITFYLVANKLLRKPSLYLSDFFEKNRTSYYDALSHVRETNDLSHWMKFFLNGIISTAEKGKKTFQETLKLKNDIDAKIVKLNRKAEKGREFIFYLYSKPIVSIDDVVNLFKITPRSAISLVNDFEKLGILKEVTGYKRNKLFAFDDYLKLFQSKL, encoded by the coding sequence ATGAACCTTAGAGATTATAAGTCTGGTGCTTACAGACAACAATATCAATATAAAAGTTTTCTACCTGAAAAAATAAATCATTCCTGGATTTGGGATGACCCCAAAATCAATGTCTTATTAGAAAAAGCCACTCAATCATTGGGTGAACTAAACGCATTTTCATTAATAGTCCCGGATGTAGATGTTTTTATTCAAATGCATATTGTCAAAGAAGCACAGGCATCAAGCAAAATTGAAGGTACAAAAACTAACATAGATGAAGCAATAATGGATAAGAGTGTTATAGTTCCTGAAAGAAGAGATGACTGGCAAGAGGTACAAAACTATATAACGGCAATGAAGCATACTATTGGACAACTTGAGAAATTACCATTAAGCAATAGATTATTAAAAGAGATGCATAAAATTTTACTGACCGGGGTTCGTGGGGAACACAAATTACCGGGAGAATTTCGTAGAAGCCAAAACTGGATTGGGGGTTCAAACCCATCAGATGCTGTTTTTGTACCACCAACCCACGATGAAGTGCCTGAACTTATGAGTGATATTGAGAAGTTTTTGCACAACGAAGAGATAGAAGTGCCTCATCTTATTAAAATAGCCATTGCACATTATCAATTTGAGACCGTTCATCCATTTAATGATGGAAATGGTCGCTGCGGCAGAGCAATGATAACATTTTATTTAGTTGCCAATAAACTGCTTAGGAAACCTTCATTGTATTTGTCTGATTTCTTTGAAAAAAACAGAACATCTTATTATGACGCTCTTTCTCATGTACGAGAAACTAACGATCTATCACACTGGATGAAATTTTTCCTAAACGGGATTATATCGACCGCAGAGAAAGGAAAAAAAACATTTCAAGAAACATTAAAACTTAAAAATGATATTGACGCAAAAATAGTGAAACTCAACAGAAAAGCAGAAAAAGGAAGGGAATTTATTTTTTATCTTTATAGTAAACCAATAGTAAGTATTGATGATGTGGTTAATCTTTTTAAGATAACTCCGAGGTCTGCCATTTCTTTGGTTAATGATTTTGAGAAGTTAGGAATATTAAAGGAAGTAACCGGATATAAAAGAAACAAATTGTTTGCTTTTGATGATTATCTAAAATTGTTCCAAAGTAAACTATAG